The Astyanax mexicanus isolate ESR-SI-001 chromosome 21, AstMex3_surface, whole genome shotgun sequence genome contains the following window.
tcctgcttgTGCACTGTCTGAGATTCTGAACCAaaataactgaaattgctgagcTAGTGAGTGGAGCTCTGGTGGCGGTTGACGGATGAGGGGTGGTGCAAGGGTGTTTCTATGcatgttttcttattgtgacatcacaataaaggtAGCTATTTAAACTACTCTTAAAAGCATATGATTCTTGATACctaactctttcaactgattcacagaaaatggatggatgttttttttttgcaatgttggagtgtttataggtacagtcaagacccaagtggaaatacaaaaaaaaaatcatgcaaaaaTGTATCAGTCCTGTCACTGTTCGTCAGCTTCTGAATGCTTCTGAAACAAACTCCAATTCCTATGACACACCTGCACTCAACTCTCTGGACATGCCGGATCACGTGACTCATGGGTGTTCCAGTTCGCCCTCctactgattgcacacacctggactCTGCACTATAAATAGCATTCACTTTCACTCACTCCTTGCCTGGTATTGAACGTATTTTGTGTTTTGACACTTttgttgccaatgctttttgtatttttgactgctctttagtttgtttgttagctTTTTTTGGCTCTGACCTATTTCTGTGTATTTACCATCCTTTTGTCTTGCCCTATTACTCTGTTTTGGATTACCTGTGTATGACCTTTTTGGCTgcacactctggtatgttgtttatttatgctgccattttgttaatttgataaatatttaataaattatctaTATCGTATCCGCACTTTTCTGTCCTGTGTTTGGCTCCTGTGACAATAATATGCATGCGTAaaggtgaaattaatattatttattgctgaacatgcagaaaGTGTCTTCAGcccctttaaaataaaacagtgcaTAGGTTCTGATGTCAGGGATGGAGCAGCGGTTATCTCACAAAGATAACGTTTCTTTATTTTTGTAACAACATTTTagttcagagtaaatcttgaaaaatggAAATGCAAATATTGCTGGGTATCAACTGCTCAGTTCTAATCAGCAAAAAACTCAACAATCCTTCACTTAAATATGGGGCTCTTAATATTTGTGAAAGATGAGTGTTAAATTCAATTACAGTatgtatttttgtagtttttacagCATTTAGGGCCCCTAAATACATTATATCCACACTGTATGTAATCTGTCACTGGAGGTGTTGAGATTTTGCTGATACAGGTTGTATTAACCAGGGAGAGAAGTGAACATCTAAATATTTGTCAGTATTCAGgggctgtctgtctgtcagtgcGGGGCACATTACATTCATTTGAACAACTGAATTAGTTTGACATGCTTTGACTTCAACCAAAATAAACACTGCTAAATGAGGCTTTCTCCACATAGACCGCTATTGTTGCTGATTTCCTCATATTCATGAGCTCAATCATGTTGCTATGCTACTGTTTTTTTGAATGGGCAACCTGTTGAAAGCACTTATTAAAAGCTTTCAAAAAAGCATTCCCACCAATGAGTAGAGCTGATATTTTTAATTGTGGCTTGTTTTCaaagggaaacacacacacactgccaatcAATATAAGTCTAGCAtgttttattaagtaaatattgATGTGTAATTATAGTTTCGAGTGTAATGTTTTCTGTCTTTGTgaaattgtattaatataactAGGTATTGCattgtaaatattgtttttgaCTATTATTCTGAAATCACTGGATTCAGTCAGAGTGCTTCTTCATGGAATACTAGTCTGCCTTGCAGTTTCTGAAAGCCTACAAATTACAATGATTTCTGCACATATATGACTATGTGAATGGTCAGTATAATGTTTATCTGTTTACCTTTCTGGCTGTTTGAGGCTACTTTTAATCTAGTGTTTCATTTCTGTCTCTcacaatatgaataaaaaaaataaaaatagatcttaattttttgtattttaatttttgcaCACACAAAAattgattttcttctttttaatttcTGCCGGATTAGGATCtgaattccagaaaaaaaaacaattgtaatatcagaaaacttttcttttttcatgtaaATTTGATCTTGAGGAGCAGaaataaaaaacttgaaaaaatatttgaaaacccAAATTTATCTTTAATATGTCAAATGTAAACATTTAATAATGAAGTTAACACCCAATTTTCTATTGTCTCTATTGTCAAATTTAGCCTCAAAGGGTCGGAAAAATTCAactgataaacgttacactgaccattGTAATTATGATgtattgtttgttatttgttatgtATGATATGTTGTGTCTGTTTTGTTTGCAGATAGATAtaatgaggatccaaataaagcaataaaaaagaagaataaaacatCAGTTCAGTTTTATAGTAAATGGAGTGGGTTTTTTGTTGACTTTGAACTTTAAAACTGTAGGAGACAGTGattatttactcttttttttacagtaacaaaaatgtaaaacaagGAGCCTGGCTGTATTTTTTTAGCCTAAAGCGTAGTCGGCAAAGTGGTAGGatagatattttttcttttttttttttctgtgcacagTTCATGTATTTAGCCGACGTTGACCTGTGCATTCTGTTCGGGTATCGTTCCGCCGGTATCGATATGTATCGGCTCACCCCGGGTTGAATCTGGCGCGCCGGGGCAGATCCCTCAAAGCGGCCGGGATGACGCAAACGCTGCTGCTCTCAATAAAGCGCTTTCAAGACGAACATGGCGGCAACCCAACAGTAGAGCAAGATGACTGTGGCTGCTGATGTGGAGAGAACAGAGCCCAGCGTAAAGAATCGGCGCGCTGAAAGCAGTCCCTGCGCTCGTGAGCAGAAACCCCGGaaccggcagcagcagcagcagcaggaggagcggCGGCGGAGGCTCGAGCGTGtggcggcggcagcagcggcggcggcggaggGGGAAGCGGGGACGGCGTGCGCGCGCAAAGAAGGACGAGAAGAGCGGACGCGCTGCTAGAAGACAAGACGGACCGTGCTGGGACAGGACGGGACCGGACGCCGGGGTGGCACGCGCgcggaggtggtggaggaggaggaggtggggggATAAGGGAAGGATAGGGTGGGGGGGTGGGAGAAGAGAAGAGCCAGCCATGTCGCCGCAGCCTCGCGCCTGCTTCTTTCTGTTGGTAGAGTCGCGGCGGCTCGCGGGCACGGGGGGTCGAGGATGCGCGCTGTAAAACCCACCGCTCGCTTGGAATCGCTCGAGCACCAGCATCAGTGCCAGCATCAGCACCACCAAcatcatcagcagcatcagcatcaccaccagcggcggcagcagcagcagcagcagcaggactccTCAGCGGTGGGGGGGAACACGACGCGGGGTAGAAGCAGCGGCAGAGGCAGGGGTACCGGCAGCGGCGGACCAACACGTCGATGACCATAGCGGCGTCGGTGGCGGAGGAGCCCCCACGGTGGAGTCGGcccgtgctgctgctgcagctgctgctgctggtggtgccgCCGTGCGCGCCCGAAATATGACCAGCGGCGCTCGCGAGGCTCGACAGGATCATCGGCAGCGAGACGACGACGGCTCCAACCCGTGCACGCGCTGCTGGCGCTGGTGCTGGTACTGGTGCTGCTGgtactggtggtggtggtggtgctgctgcgCACGCGGTCGGAGCTCCAGCTCCAATAAGGACAATAACGACAGTAACAACAACgacagcgaggaggaggaggacaacAACGACGCGCAGCCGATTTCCACCGACTGTCAGAGGGCCTGGCGATGGCGATGGCGCCGGTCACTGGCCTCTTTCCTCTTCCTCACCGGGCTGCTCTCTGAGCGCCTGGGGCCGGCGTGCGCAAGCTTGGGAACGGACATCATGGACTCTGGAACGGGAACGGAGACGGGATCGGGGATGGGAACGGGAACAGGAACGGGCCACGAGCCCTGCAGCCTCAGGAGTAACGAAGATGTTATTTTTATAGCGAACTGCTCCACTGAGAACTGCCTCACTTTCGTGGACGCCGACCACCTGTGCAAGGGTCTTTGGGGAGCTCTAGTCGGAGCCGGAGCTAGAGTTGGAGCTGAAGGTGGAGCTGAAGGTGGAGAGGGCGAGTGGAGCGCGCTCGCGGCCCGCCTGCGCCTCTCCTTCTGCGACTCGTACTCCCTCATGGATCTGCTGGAGGGCAGGTCGAGGCCGGACCTCCTGAACTGCAGCGTGGACGCCATGCGCGCCGGCGACTTGGACCGCTGCAGCACGTGCGTGCAGGCGTACCAGAGCTACGACGTGCACGCGCAGGAAAAATACGAGGAGTTTGAGCTCATGACGGAGCGATACGTAACGGATGCCTACTCAGTAAGGACGTGCATGGAGGAGTGCAAGGTAGGGGctggtgaaactgaaactaactaactTAAAAGATACGTTTATAGCTAATTGTTCATTTCGGATTGTTACAGAACGTTGTGGGAACGTTAGTTTTTGAATTCTGAAACGGTAACACACGTGCTAATGGATTATTTTATGTTGACCTTTGGTTCTCAAGGAAAAGTTTAATTTATAgctttacagaaataaaaaaaagatcccGTTTGATTATAATTTTAGAAACATTACCTTTACGTTCCTGTACTCTTCAAACGATTGAGCCCTTTGAGGTAAACTTGCAGTAACCTGTAAAatgtaaagtgatttttttttctctctaactgAATCATGAGAAAAAATAACGTGACTGGAAAGTTTCCTTATACACATGAGAAATAAAAATCTGCAGACAATTTTGAGCTAACTTTCTTTGGTAGTTCTCATAAATTCATTACAGTACTTTTAGGTTTTAAAGTTTTCAGAACGTTCTGGGAATGGATTGCTTTTGGTTAATTTTTGGTTCCTTCGGGGGAAGTTTAATATACTGCTTGACAGAAGAAATAGTAAGAAATAGAACATTCCCGTTTACTTGTGCACTATAATTTTAGGAACGTTCCCCTAAACGTTCCTGTAAGCATAAAATTGTTGATACTTTAGGAGTACCTTGCACTAACCCTTAAATTGAACATAGAAATGTTTAGTAAACTCAAATATTTGTtctacagttttatttttttctcttactgTATCATGAGAAAAAATCCAGGGACGTTAGTGGAACGTTAGTTTCTTTTTTCACATATGAGAAATAAATCCTAAAGAAAACTTTAAGATAAGGTTCTTTCTTAGGTAATTTGTTAGACTATTCTCTAACAAAAGTAGAACAACATTGTCTGAACGTGCCACAAAACAACCAAAAGGAAACCAAAACACAACGTTTCGTGAACATTCTGTGATAGCTGAGGAGTTGGGTCTTCCACCCGTGTCGTCATGGTAACTGTTGGCAGTTTCGTTGAAATGTGttttacgcacacacacaaaaaagtgcattttcataTCAGAGCGCCGCTTCCTTTGTTGTTCACTGATGCGGCGCCGCTCGGGTCGATGCATCAAGCTTAAATTCTAAAGGAGATGTTTGTGCCGTTGTGGAGCAATATCCTCATCCAGAAATGAAGCATGAGTCTGTTCAGCTGCTGCGTTCATATGGTAGATGGTCTGTTCTGATCTATTAGGGTGGTGTTTTGAGCTGTCaggttcagcaccatggacagggCGCGCGCTCTCCAAACACTTGTTGTTAGATGTTCTTTCAGATGATTCCAGAACTGCACAGTTGTTTCAGTAATGGCAAATTGACTCATAGATAGGGCTAAACAATATGTGAATATCAGTATTTTGTAAACTAGGTGagatataaacatttatataatgTAATGCTGTACATGGATCCATATCGATATAACATGCGTTTTATGTCCACAGCATACAactctaaaaaaattaaaagaccacttcagtttctgaatcaatttctctaattttgctatttataggtaaatatattgaataaattgaacatttttgttttatttcactaaattacagacaacatttctcccaaattccaaatcaaaatattgtcatttagagcatttatttgcagaaaatgagaaatgactgaaatagcaaaaaagatgcagagcattcaaacctcaaataatgcaaagaaaacaagttcagttcatattcaagttttaagagttcagaaatcaatatttggtggaataaccctgtttttaatcacagttttcatgttcatgttctcctccactagtcttacaccctgcttttggataactttgtaaaaactgtgcaaaaattcaagtagtgtgtgatcattcatcttcatctcttgattatattccagaggttttcaatttggtaaaatcaaagaaactcatacttttttaagtggtctcttgtttttttcagagctgtagatgttcCAATTTTGTACAAACACTGTATAGCACCACATTTTCACAACTgtgaattaacacattattacaaatataaaggAATGCATACATTCACTTGAATGaccttttgtttattttatccagttttctttttatgtgttttttgcaCCCAATAACTGCATGTCCACAGCTAAATACCTCTTTTAAacggttaaataatatattttttatttaaatatttttattaattattattattttagctattttcataaaaaaacaatatatatgaaGCTAGGCTTTTTAAATGTGTTCAAGAATTCCCTGTCcccctgtcatcttgggataaccaaAATTAGGTCAACCAAGCTTTCATCAAATGACAATTGTTGTTTGTCAACCTGATCCTTTAGGCTCACTGCCCTGCTCTTAACACACCTGATCTAAATAATCAGTTCCTTCAGTTCATTAAAGCTCCATTTTAAGCTAAAGTCACTGAAAGTACTGGAAGTTTGACTTGCCACTAAAGACTATATTTATAGGACTAAAAAAGAcaattatataatgtatttagTATGATCCTTTCAACTAGgtgttggagcattgctgtgagtgtttgattgtgtgttagtgaggtcaggatgttggatgacctCAAGACCtaaaactcatccacaactccacaaCAGAGAACACAGTCCCATTACTCCACAGCTTAATACTTGGCATATGGAATATTTGGCAACATTAACTTAATCTTTATCTGCCCTATATGATcctcctattctactggcaatacttctGTACAGGAATACAGAGATGCTGTATGTGTCTTCAGTGACAACTTCTGGGcacaacttaaagtagctaaatgcattgtTTTTAGAAGGGATGTACACTAccataatatactatactatactatactataactatactgtacatactatactatattatacattgtatactatactatattatatatcatatactatactatgctatattataatatacatatactgtTCTATGATATACTATATGACCCATACCATACAATTAAACATTTGGGCTTGTACTGCActtcactgtactgtactatactatactatactatactatactatactatattatattatactatactatactatactatactatactatactatactatacagtcCATACCATACAATTAAACATTTGGGCTTGTACTGCActtcactgtactgtactatactatactatactatactatactatacagtcCATACCATACAATTAAACATTTGGGCTTGTACTGCACTTCactgtactgtattatactatgcTATATCGTACTATAGTacactatactaatactatactatattatactatactatatgatCCATACCTATATTGAAACATTTGAGCTTGTCATGCACTTCattgtactatactatacaaagCTATACTATACaccatatactatactatactatactatactatactatactatactatatcataCTATACATATACTATACTATGATATACTATATGACCCATACCATACAATGAAACATCTGGGCttgtactgcactgtactgtactgtactatgtTATATTgtagtatactatactatactatactgtactgtactgtactatactatactatactatactatatgttCCATACCTATATTGAAACATTTGGGCTTGTACTGCACTTTac
Protein-coding sequences here:
- the nalf1a gene encoding NALCN channel auxiliary factor 1, which encodes MTSGAREARQDHRQRDDDGSNPCTRCWRWCWYWCCWYWWWWWCCCARGRSSSSNKDNNDSNNNDSEEEEDNNDAQPISTDCQRAWRWRWRRSLASFLFLTGLLSERLGPACASLGTDIMDSGTGTETGSGMGTGTGTGHEPCSLRSNEDVIFIANCSTENCLTFVDADHLCKGLWGALVGAGARVGAEGGAEGGEGEWSALAARLRLSFCDSYSLMDLLEGRSRPDLLNCSVDAMRAGDLDRCSTCVQAYQSYDVHAQEKYEEFELMTERYVTDAYSVRTCMEECKIVYKPWLCAQFFQSNQSNCSRKVPCEQYCLEVQQRCPFILPDNDDLIHGGTPSFICTGLLETGNAEQEPQCCDVRWDLKSSNRSRGTFKRTHPSCQHGSSAATTGAAASSGAPRLGQGRLKLCLLVLVLLHTVATMTASQNSTCLAGIFPLEDNNTPREE